The following are from one region of the Desulfovibrio sp. TomC genome:
- a CDS encoding tyrosine-type recombinase/integrase produces MSVHKRSNNGTYFVSYRDADGKQRTKTFGTGREGKRQANKFDEEIKARKKVEAPLPVLVPGAKVYLDQLAQAYINAKKSEGRSVRWLQELATLLKKHFIPVFAQRPVDEIRFEEVIEIIRKEYADRSQTTRSRYLSYLKMVFQYGVDYELTLKNPLKRWKKPKERPRDTKLTVTDLMTIKDVARPHLAWAIEVAWNLGVRTGESELLALTWNDIDWEGSSIKVYATKTKTTRIIPIAPEFMERLKGVREKAQCEHVIEYQGKPMRKFRRSLKTAVEKAGITYPVIMYDIRHLFATVLLREGGDVAAVSKLMGHASVKMTVDQYYHLLGDEKRRTIAKLPSLTRPEDAPHPQAAPSEPQPPASTPA; encoded by the coding sequence ATGTCGGTCCACAAGCGTTCAAACAACGGCACGTATTTCGTGTCATACCGAGATGCCGACGGCAAGCAGCGCACCAAGACCTTCGGCACTGGCCGCGAAGGAAAGCGTCAGGCCAACAAATTCGACGAGGAAATCAAGGCCCGCAAGAAGGTCGAAGCCCCTTTGCCTGTCCTCGTGCCCGGCGCAAAGGTTTACCTCGACCAGCTGGCCCAGGCATACATCAACGCCAAGAAGTCCGAAGGACGGTCAGTCCGGTGGCTCCAGGAGCTCGCCACCCTGCTGAAGAAGCATTTCATCCCCGTGTTCGCCCAACGTCCGGTCGATGAAATTCGCTTCGAGGAAGTCATCGAGATCATCCGTAAAGAATATGCCGACCGTAGCCAGACGACGCGGTCGCGCTATCTGTCCTACCTCAAAATGGTCTTCCAGTATGGGGTGGACTACGAACTGACCCTTAAGAACCCGCTGAAACGCTGGAAGAAACCGAAGGAACGGCCCCGCGATACGAAGCTGACTGTCACTGACCTCATGACCATCAAGGACGTGGCCCGGCCCCATCTCGCCTGGGCCATCGAGGTGGCTTGGAACCTTGGCGTCCGTACCGGCGAGTCCGAGTTGTTGGCCCTGACCTGGAACGACATCGACTGGGAGGGCAGCAGCATCAAGGTCTACGCGACCAAGACGAAGACCACCCGCATCATCCCGATAGCGCCCGAGTTCATGGAACGGCTCAAGGGCGTTCGGGAAAAGGCCCAGTGCGAGCACGTCATCGAGTACCAGGGCAAGCCGATGCGGAAGTTTCGACGCTCGCTGAAGACGGCGGTAGAAAAAGCCGGCATCACCTATCCGGTGATCATGTACGACATTCGGCACCTCTTCGCCACGGTCCTCCTGCGGGAAGGCGGCGATGTCGCGGCCGTGAGCAAGCTCATGGGCCATGCCAGCGTCAAAATGACTGTCGACCAGTACTACCACCTGCTTGGTGATGAGAAGCGGCGGACCATTGCGAAGTTGCCGAGCTTGACCCGGCCGGAGGACGCCCCGCACCCTCAAGCGGCTCCCTCCGAACCTCAACCCCCGGCCTCTACCCCGGCATAG
- a CDS encoding tyrosine-type recombinase/integrase, which produces MKVEPIIDVKSIKSIKKILSDNPRDKLLFIMGINSGLRVQDLLALKVGDVKDVKVGDRVILREKKTGKENVFIMNKEIKLALDDHLSQFESGDDHFLFKSRKGRNYPLTTFAVTKYVKRWAEAVNLKGNYGAHTLRKTWCYHQRKTFGVSWEVLAKRLNHSSPSITRRYLGIQEEEVEEILLNVI; this is translated from the coding sequence ATGAAGGTTGAACCCATCATCGACGTAAAAAGCATCAAAAGCATCAAGAAGATCCTTTCTGACAATCCACGCGACAAACTGCTTTTCATCATGGGCATCAATTCTGGACTTCGAGTCCAAGACTTGCTTGCTCTCAAAGTAGGCGACGTTAAGGACGTGAAAGTCGGCGACCGTGTGATCTTGCGCGAAAAGAAGACTGGCAAAGAAAACGTCTTCATCATGAACAAGGAAATCAAACTTGCTCTCGATGACCACCTAAGCCAGTTCGAATCCGGGGACGACCATTTTCTGTTCAAGAGTCGTAAAGGCCGCAACTATCCTTTAACGACCTTCGCCGTCACCAAGTACGTCAAGCGATGGGCAGAAGCAGTCAACCTCAAGGGGAACTATGGTGCTCATACGTTGCGTAAAACGTGGTGCTATCACCAGCGGAAGACCTTCGGCGTGTCCTGGGAGGTCCTGGCCAAACGGCTGAACCACTCGAGCCCGTCGATCACGCGCCGGTATCTGGGCATCCAGGAAGAGGAGGTAGAGGAGATTCTGTTGAACGTAATCTAA